Part of the Ruegeria sp. AD91A genome, CCGCGCGGCTGAGGATCATGTCGAACTCACCAACATCGTAAGTTTCGCCAGTGGCAGAGGTATAAGGAAAATCGCCGGGGCGAATGAAGTTCTTGCGCCGCAATTCCCATGGGTCAACGCCCAGCTCGCGCGCGGCACGATCCATCGCGCGTTCAAGCACGTAAATCGCCTCGGGCCGACCTGCGCCGCGATATGCGTCGACCTGCGTCGTGTTCGTATAGAACCCTTCGACCCGCAAATAAGTGGTCTGGACGTCGTAGACACCCATCAACACCTTGCTGAACAGGCTGGTCTGGATCGCCTGACCGAAGTGGCTGTTATAGGCGCCAAGATTCACCTTGCTGTGGACGCGGTAGGCAATGATCTTGCAATCGGCGTCGAAGGCCAGCTCGGCCAGCGAGGTCAGATCGCGGCCATGATGGTCAGACAGCATCGCCTCGGACCGGTCGGACATCCAGTGCACCGGCTGACCCAACTTCATCGCCGCCACTGAAACGCAGAAATATTCAGGGTATGGCATCACTTTCATACCGAAACCACCACCGACATCCGGGGTCGTGACGCGTATATCGTCCGCATCCAGTTTCAGCTTTTGTGCCAGTTGGGACTTCATCGCCCAGACGCCCTGACCTCCGTAAGAGAAATGCAGACGCCCGTCAGACCAATCGGCCTGGCAGCCACGCGGTTCCAGCGAACTGATGATGACCCTGTTGTCGGCGACGTTCAGCGACACGGTATGTGCGGCGGACTGAAAGGCAGCCTGGGTCGCGGTTTCGTCGCCCAATCCCCAATCAAAAGCGCGGTTATCAGGTGCTTGCGTGTGTAAAGTCTCACCACCTGCGTCAACGTCCAGTTTGGCCGGGCGTTCTTCTGTATCCATCCAGATCAACTCGACCGCGTCCTGCGCCTGGATCAGTGTATCCGCAACGACAACCGCCACCGGCTCGCCCACAAAGCGCACACGGTCCTTGGCCAGCATGTGCCGGTCCGGCGCAGCCGCCTTGGACCCATCGCGGTTCTGCAGGACTGCCGCATTCAGCACCGTGTCGATGCCTGTTGCGGCCAGATCGTCCAGCGTCATAACCAGCCGAACGCCGTCGGCACCCCGTGCGGCCTCAATATCCAGAGACGTGATGTCACCATGCGCCACCGGACTGCGGTAGAAAGCGGCAAACAAAGCGTTCCCGGGCACCGCATCATCCATGTAACGCCCCTGCCCGGTCAGGAATCGTTGATCCTCGGTCCGTTTCACCGGCTGGCTTCTGCCGAACTTTTCCATGGGGTGGCCCTCCTGCGCGATCTCAGGGGCGAGCGTAGCCCGCGACCCGGCAATGTCCAGCGGGGTTCGCCGAAATTCGTTTGCGCGCAAAGGATGTTCGGATAGCCTTGGGCCATGAGCTGGACGCATGATACCGTTTTTCCCTTCTCTGCCCCGATGACCAGCGGGCAGACGATCACACATGACGTTTATGTCGGCGGTGAAGGCCCACCGATCCTGATCCTTCAAGAGCTGCCAGGGATCGGGCCCGAAACGCTGGCGTTGTCCGCAAAGCTCAATGCATCCGGCTTTCGCGTCTACCTGCCTCATTTGTTTGGAACCTATGGCAAGGTTGAAATGGCCAAGAACATGGCCCGGTTGTTCTGCGTGCGGCGCGAGTTCAACATTTTTGCCCGTGGCAGACAGAGCCCAATTGCAGGATGGATGCGCGCCCTGACCCGTGAGATCAAGCAACGCGAAAACAGCGCCGGTGTGGGCGTCATCGGCATGTGCCTGACAGGCAGTTTTGCCCTTACTCTGATGGCCGAAGACGCAGTACTGGGTGGGGTAGCCAGCCAACCTGCACTGCCAATCCTCGGGGGCCGTCATCTTCACATGAGCGCTGACGACGTCGGCGCGGCCTCTGCGGGTATGGCCGCGAAGGGCCCCGGTCTGGCGATGCGGTATTCAGAAGACAAGCTTGCACCCAAGAAACTGATGCAGGCGCTCAAACAGGCATTCGGCGATCTGCTGGAAACGGTCGAATATCCCGGCAAGGATCATTCGCTGCTGACGCTGAATTTCCATGATCCCGCCTATCAACGCGTTGACGCCTATTTCAAAGCGCGCTTTGGCATGGCTTAGGCGCACTAGGCCTTCCCCTTACCGCGCGCATTCGCTATTGCAGTCGCTGACCCGAATTTGTTGACGCAGGACGCATCCCATGGCGATGGAAAAGACATTCAACGCGGCCGAGGCCGAGGCCCGCATTTATGAGGCCTGGGAACAGGCCGGAGCCTTCAAGGCTGGCGCGAACCGTTCGCGCGATGAAAGCTTTACCATCATGATCCCGCCGCCCAACGTGACGGGTGCGCTTCACGTTGGACACGCGTTCAACAACACGCTGCAGGACATCCTGATCCGCTGGCACCGCATGCGTGGCTTTGACACGCTGTGGCAACCGGGTCAGGACCACGCCGGCATCGCCACGCAGATGCAGGTCGAAAAGATGCTGGCCGCCACCCAACAGCCCAGCCGCACTGAACTGGGCCGTGAAAAATTCCTTGAGAAAGTCTGGGAATGGAAAGGCGAATATGGCGGCACGATCATCGAGCAGCTTAAGCGTCTGGGGTCTTCCTGTGACTGGTCGCGCAACGCATTTACCATGGCCGGTGCGGCGGGCGATCCGCGCACGGGGCATGAGAACTCGGCCAACTTCCATGATGCGGTGATCAAGGTCTTCGTCGACATGTACGAGAAGGGCCTGATCTATCGCGGCAAGCGCCTGGTCAACTGGGATCCACATTTCGAGACCGCGATCTCGGACCTCGAGGTCGAAAATATCGAGGTCGCCGGCCATATGTGGCACTTCAAATATCCGCTGGCCGGGGGTGAGACCTATACTTACGTCGAAAAAGACGAGGACGGGAATATCGTGCTGGAAGAAGAGCGCGATTACATCTCGATCGCCACGACCCGCCCCGAGACAATGCTGGGTGATGGCGCGGTTGCGGTTCATCCGTCGGATGAACGCTATGCGCCCATCGTCGGCAAACTGTGCGAAATCCCGGTTGGCCCGAAAGAGCATCGCCGCCAGATTCCGATCATCACCGATGACTACCCCGATCCCGATTTCGGCTCGGGCGCGGTGAAGATCACCGGCGCGCATGACTTCAACGATAACATGGTGGCCAAGCGCGGCGGCATTCCGATGTACCGCCTGATGGACACCAAAGGTGCAATGCGGGCAGATGGTGCACCATACGCCGAAGCGGCAGGCAAGGCTCAGGAATACGCGCGCGGGCGCGAATTCACAGAGAACGAAATCGACGCGATCAACCTCGTGCCTGATCACCTGCGCGGGCTCGACCGCTTCGAGGCCCGGGCGAAGGTGGTGGAAGAAATCACCGCTGACGGTCTGGCCGTCATGACGCGCGCCGACGATCCAGTTCTGGGCACCAAGCTGGGCGAAGATGATGATCCCGCAGCGCAGGTGCCGCTTGTCGAGAGCAAGCCGATCATGCAGCCCTTCGGCGACCGTTCAAAGGTCGTGATCGAACCGATGTTCACTGACCAGTGGTTCGTCGACGCCGAAAAGGTCGTCGGCCCCGCGCTGGATGCGGTCAAGGATGGTACGGTCAAGATCATTCCTGAATCGGGCGAGAAGACCTATTACCACTGGCTGGAAAATATCGAGCCCTGGTGCATCTCGCGCCAGTTGTGGTGGGGACACCAGATACCGGTTTGGTACGGTCTCGACCTATCAGCAGAAGAGTTCATCGACGGCGAGAATGATGGCAATCTTGATTTGGTCGAGATGGGTCGCTTGCTGAATGAAGGTGGCATGCTGCACCGTGGCAATGTCATGGAATGCGCAGCGAGCCTTGCGGCGGTGACCGAGAAATTCCTCGACGACAACGCAAACATCCCCAGCCCACTGAGCCACGCGACTGTCATCGAGGTCGCCGACAAGCAGGAAGCGATCCATCAATTCGCCGAAAGCCTTGCGCAGTATGCAATCGAACAGGATCCGACCAAGCTGGTTTACCCGGTCTGGCGTGACCCTGACGTCCTCGACACATGGTTCTCCTCCGGCCTCTGGCCCATCGGCACGCTGGGCTGGCCCGAGCAGACCGAGGAGCTGGAACGCTACTTCCCTACGGACGTTCTGATCACTGGCTTCGACATCCTGTTCTTTTGGGTCGCCCGGATGATGATGATGCAATTGGCCGTGGTCGATCAGGTCCCGTTCCACACCGTCTACCTGCACCAGCTCGTCCGCGACGAGAAGGGCAAGAAGATGTCCAAGACCACCGGCAACGTCATCGACCCGCTGGAAATCGTGGACGAATTCGGCGCCGACGCGCTGCGCTTTACCAACACGTCGATGGCGGCGATTGGCGGCGTGCTGAAACTGTCGCGCGAACGCATCACCGGTTATCGCAACTTCGGCACCAAGCTGTGGAACGCCGTCCGCTTCGCCGAAATGAACGAAGTCTTTACCGACGCAGTGCCGCAGTTGGATGTGGCCGACCTGGAGCCCAAGGCCGCCGTGAACCGCTGGATCATCGGCGAAACCGCCCGCGTGCGCGAAGAGGTCGACGCGGCGTTGGAAAGCTATCGCTTCAACGATGCGGCGAACGGGCTTTATGCCTTTGTCTGGGGCAAGGTCTGTGATTGGTACGTGGAACTGTCCAAACCGCTGCTGCAAGGCGACGATGCCGAAGCACAGGCTGAAACCCGCGCCACAATGCGCTGGGTTCTGGACCAGTGCATGGTTCTGCTGCACCCGATCATGCCCTTCATCACCGAAGAGTTGTGGGGCCTGACCGGCAGCCGCGCCAAGATGCTGGTGCATGCCGACTGGCCAACCTATGCCGCCGCTGATCTGGTCGATGCCGACGCGGATCGCGAGATGAACTGGGTGATCTCGGTGATCGAGAACACCCGCTCGGCCCGCGCCCAGATGCGGGTTCCGGCGGGCCTGTACGTGCCGATGCTGGTGACCGAGATCGACGCGCACGGCCAGGCCGCCTGGGACCGGAACGAGGCGCTGATCAAACGTCTGGCGCGGATCGACAGCCTGACCAAAGCGGATGAATTGCCCAAGGGCACCATCTCGATTGCCGCCCCCGGAGCCTCCTTTGGCCTGCCGCTGGCGGATATCATCGACATCGGTGCGGAAAAGGAACGGTTGGAGAAAGCCAAGGGCAAACTGGCCAAGGAACTTGGTGGCCTGCGCGGCCGTCTGAACAACCCCAAATTCGTGGCCTCGGCCCCGAAAGACGTGGTTGCGGAAGCCAAAGCCAACCTCGCCGCCCGCGAGGAAGAAGAGGCCAAACTGAACGAAGCCCTCGCCCGGCTGGCTGAAATCGCCTGATCTTCATCTTGTCCTTAATGTTCAAACCCCCGGCCCCGTCGCTGATCCGACGGGGTTTTCTTTTGCACGATGGGACCTTGCCCGACCCTGCCCCCGCTTGTTAGCAATCTGCGACCACAATATTCCGAGGCCGTCATGACGCACACAGCCCCACCGATCCAGACAGTCTCGACCGGGCTGGTTGTGGCAATCGTCGGCTTCTTCAGCTCTTTCCCGATTGTATTGCAAGGGTTGGCGGCGATGGGCGCATCCCCGGCGCAGGCGGCGTCCGGATTGATGATGGCGGCGATCGCCATGGGCCTGACCGCCATTGTGCTAAGCCTGTGGTATAGGCAGCCGATCAGCGTGGCCTGGTCCACACCGGGTGCTGCCTTGTTGGCGGTGTCTGCCACACCGGCTCTCGGATTCGCTGAGGCGACGGGCGCGTTCCTATGTGCAGGGGCATTGACTGTGTTGGCCGGGTTGTGGCGACCTTTGGGGCGGTTGGCCGCGGCGATACCTACGACTCTGGCGCAGGCCATGTTGGGGGGCGTGTTGCTGCCGCTTTGCATACTACCCTTTCAGGCGGCGGTCGAGCTGCCATGGCAAGCCTTGCCGGTGATCCTGACTTGGTTCATCGCCGGCCGGATCAACCGCCTGTTTGCCGTTCCGGCTGCGGTTGTAGCAGCGGCAGCCGTCGTGGTTTTGAACGCCGGGGACGCGTCGCTGACACCGACGCAATGGATCGCGGCTCCGGTCTGGACCACGCCCAACTTCTCTGTGGCTTCGGTCATCGGAATTGCCGTGCCGCTGTTCATTGTCACGATGGCGACTCAGAACATCCCCGGAATCGCGGTGATCCGCAGCTTTGGTTATGCGCCGCAGACAGGCAAGCTGTTCTCGGCCGTAGGCATTTCCAGCATCTTGTCCTCTCCGTTCGGTGCGCCCGCAACCTGTCTTGCCGCTATCACTGCGGCGATGTGTTCCAACAAAGACAGCCATCCAGACCCCAAACAACGCTACTGGTCCGCGATAATGGGTGGGGTATTCTATTGCCTGTTCGGAGTGTTCGCCGTGGCAATCACCGGGTTCGCAATTCATGCCGATCCACTGTTGATGGGCACGCTGACCGGTGTTGCACTGATCGGAGTGATGGCCAATGCCACTTCAGCGGCGCTGGAAGTTCCAGCCGAGCGCGAAGCGGCCATCCTGACCTTTGCCATCACTGCATCCGGCATTACCGCGTTTGGACTCGGCGCGGCTGTCTGGGGTCTGTTGGCGGGTGGCATTGCCTATCTGGTTACGCAACGCGTCAGATAGCCGGTTTCAACCTCCCTGCGGATCACGTATGAAGAGGCTATGTTTGGAGCGCTGGGAAAACTGGTCGAGCGCCAGATCAAGAAAGCCCAGGCCGAGGGTCAGTTGCAGGGCCTCGAGGGCGAAGGCCAACCGCTGCCTGACCGGTCATCCGAGGCATTGAGCGACCCGGCCACCGCCGCCGGCCATCGGATCATGGCCCAGGCAGGTGTTTTGCCAGAAGAATTCGACATCAAAAAGCAGCTCGATATCGCGAGACGGGACTACGCGACCCTGACGGACCCCGCCGAGCGTAAGGCAGCCATGGCTCGCATCGCCGATCTGGAGATGCGCTACAACATGGCCCGCGACGCACGGCGGTCTTTTATGCGGTGATCATTTGAATTCAGGCTTGCGGCCCTGCATCTGCGCCATCACCACTTCCATTTGATCAGGCTTGCCGATCAATTCCACCTGTTCAGCGGATTCCGCCATCAGAACGTCTGCGCGTGCCTGAGTTTCGGCGACTTCGATCAATCGCTTGGCGGCACGGATGGCCGAAGGGCTTTGGCCGGCGATGTTCTCGGCGATGGCAAGCGCCTCGGTCAATGGGTCATCGGACAGCTGCGTGACAAGGCCCCAATCGGCCGCCTGCGGCGCGCCGATTGGGCGGGCTGTGTAAGTCAGCAGGCGCAGCACGTCCGAGCGGACCAGCCGAGGCAGCAGAACCATGCCACCCATGTCGGGGATGATGCCCCATTTCATCTCCATCACGGCCAGTTTCGCCTCGGGATGCGCGATACGGATATCCGCGCCCAACGCGATTTGCAGGCCACCGCCATAGGCCACACCCTGAATTGCGCAGATCACCGGAACCGGAACGCGACGCCAGATCAGGGCAAGTTCCTGCATTTCGTTGGCGTCTTCATGACTGCGGGTCATCAGCCATTCCGTTGGGTCCATATGGGCCATCTTGGCAAAGCTTGCCATGTCGAGCCCGGCGCAAAAGCTTTTGCCTTCGCCGGACAGGACCACGGCACGGGCATCCGATGCGGTGACCTCTTGCCCGGCGGACAGAAGCGCCTTGATCATCGCATCATCCAGCGCATTCATCTTGTCGCCTCGGGTCAGAGTGACATGGGCAACGTGGTCTTGATAGGCAACGGATACGCGTGACATGGGGGACCTCCCGAAATTCAATTGCTGCAAACATGCCCGGACAGAGTGCGGAATACCACTGCGACGTCAGGGCATTTCGCTGACAGGCATTCGTCCGAACCACGGGGAATCGAGGGTCATGACATAGAACTGATCGCCTACGATCTTGCCTCCGGTCGTGATGCCCAAGCGGCCTTCCGGGTCCTGTAGCGTGCGCAGGATCGTACCGTCGCTATCAAACTGCACCATCATGCCGCGATGGATTGGTGCGGGGCGTACTGCCGGACCCAACCGCCAGATCACCTTGCGCAGGAACGGGTACGCCATCAGTGCCTCGGACGGGACCCGCGGGCTGGCGAAGGCCATCCAATAGGTGCCGTCACCCTGAGCCTCGAGGTTGTCAGGATAACCGGGCAGGTTTTCCAACAGGATCTCTTGTTGCCCTGCTTTTTGTCCGGTCAGCCACAGCTTGAGCACGCGCGCGCGACCTGTTTCCGCGATCAGCAGAAAATCCTCATCAGGTGAAAGCGCGACACCGTTGGTATAGACAAAACCCTCGGCGATCTTCTGGGTGCGGCCATCGGCTGTGCGACGCGCGACGTAACCTGTATCGGACTGTTCCCAGATGGTGAGGACAGAGGTCGGTTTGGTCCCGCCCATGGTTTCCGGGTCGAAGCGGTCAGATGAATTCGAGAAGTAAATCGTGCCATCCTGCGCCACATCCAACTGGTTCGCGTAGATCACTGGCGCACCGTTGATGTCACCCACCACCCTGTCCAACGTGCCCGGGCCAGTCCAACGCATTACGCCGCGAAAGCTGTCGGCGATGTAAAGCGCGCCATCCGGTCCGGCCTTAAGGCCCAGGGGACGCCCGCCAAGTTGGTCAACTGCAACCGGTTCCGCCGCGTCGATGCGATAGAGGGTGCCTGCCAGACTGGTCGTGTAGACTGATCCATCGGGCATGACGGCGATGTCTTCAGGGCCGATCTCTTCCCCCGGCAGGCGGATCAGTTGCGCTGCGTCCAGTGCTGTATTTTCGACGAAATCCCCAGTGAATCCGGCATCTTCCGGCATCTCGACGGCAACAGGTTCAACCGGGACGGGCCAGAATAGTAGATAGGCGAGGCCCAGGAGAATAACGGCAACGAAAATGCGCATCTGCGCTCCTTTTTCAAATGTCTTATCCTGCGCGCCAAAACATGGTGCGTGCTTGCTCATTGATCGGGCTTGGGGTTATCTGCGGACATGACCGAACCTCGATACACCCCGCTAGCCCAAACCCTGCCCGCCACCGTGCCCTTTGTGGGCCCCGAAACGCAAGAGCGTCAACGTGGCGCGTCATTTGTTGCGCGATTGGGAGCCAACGAGAGCATTTTCGGACCGTCCCCCCGCGCGATCGAGGCCATGGCACAAGCGGCGTCAGAGATCTGGATGTATGGCGACCCCGAAAACCATGACCTGCGCCATGCTTTGGCAGACCATCACGGCATATCGTCGGAAAATATTGTTGTGGGCGAAGGGATTGATGGGCTTTTGGGCTATCTGGTGCGGCTGATTGTCGGCCCCGGGGATGCCGTTGTCACCTCGGACGGGGCCTATCCGACCTTCAACTATCATGTGGCCGGGTTCGGCGGCATTCTTCACAAGGTACCGTATTCAGGTGATCACGAAGACCCCTCAGCCCTGTTTGCCAAGGCTGCTGAGGTCGACGCCAAGCTGGTCTATCTGGCCAATCCGGACAACCCGATGGGAAGCTGGCATTCTGGCGCGGATATTGTGGCCGCCATGGACGCTTTGCCCGATGGGTGCCTGCTGGTTCTGGATGAGGCCTATGTGGAATGCGCGCCAGAGGGGACGGCTGCGCCTGTAGGTATCGACGACCCCCGCGTTATCCGGATGCGAACCTTCTCGAAGGTCTATGGCATGGCGGGTGCACGGGTTGGGTATGCCATGGGCACGCGGGATCTGATCGCGTCCTTCAACAAAGTGCGCAACCATTTCGGCATGAACCGCGCCGCGCAGACCGGGGCTTTGGCGGCTTTACAGGATGGCGCGTGGCTGGAGCATATCCAAGCGCAGATCGCAGAGGCACGTGAGCGGATCGGCGCGATTGCCCGGGAAAATGGATTGGCGGCCCTGCCTTCGGCCACCAATTTCGTGGCGATTGACTGTGGGCAGGACGGGGGTTTTGCCAAGGCCGTTCTGGATGCATTGGTCGCGCAAGGGATATTTGTCCGAATGCCGTTTGCTGCACCTCAGAACAGGTGCATTCGGATCAGCTGTGGAGCGGCGTCTGATCTGGACGCGTTTGCCGCTGCTTTGCCCAAGGCGCTTGTGGTCGCGCGCGGACGGGCTGACTGATCCTTTTCCATACGGTCGGACAGCAAAGGGGGGCTGTCTGCCCCCCATCGCGCCACTGCGCGATCCCCCCGGGGATATTTTTAGCCAGATGAAGAGGCGGATCGCGCAGGGACCCCAATAGGGTGTCAGGCGGCCAGTACGGCGGCGGCGGCTTCGAGGGCACCCGTGCCACGCGGTATATCAAGTGCGGCCATGGCTGTTTCCATTCCACCCAGAATGGCCATCACCATCTGCCCGTTGACATGACCCATATGGCCCAGGCGGAAACAGCCGTCATAGTCCTCCATTCCCAATCCGATGCCCAGTGTCAGGCCCAACTGGTTTTCGGTGAATGCGCGCAGGGCTGTGCCGCGGCTGTCCGTCAGGCGCAATGCGGTGACGGCGTGGCTGCGGTGGGCGCGGTCAGCGACGTTCAGATGCAGCGCGCCGCCTTGTGCCCAGGTTTCGCAGGCTGCCCATATGGCCTTGGCCAGTCGTTCGTGACGGGCCCAGACCTGTTCGATCCCCTCTGCATGGATCAGGTCCAGCGCGGCGCGCAAACCGTAGAGATGGTGCGTGGGCGCTGTGCCGTTGAAATACTGGTAGAACAGGTCTGGATGGGCACGCGGTTGCCAGTCCCAGTATTGCGAAACACGCGGCATGGTGGCCCGCTTGGCTTGCGCCTTTTCGTTGAAGAAGACAAAGCCGGCGCCTGCCGGGGTCATCAGCCCCTTCTGACAGGCGGTGACAGTGACATCGACGCCCCATTCATCCATCTCGAACCGGTCACAGCCCAGCGAGGCGATACAGTCTGCCATCAACAGCGCCGGGTGGTTCAGATCGTCCAAAAGCTGACGCAATGCCGGGATGTCGTTGCGGATCGAACTGGATGTATCCACGTGCACCGCCAGAACGGCCTTGATCTGGTGGTTTTGATCCGCACGCAACGCATCTGCGATCCGGTCGAAATCCCAGGCGGACGAGCTGCCGAAATTGATCAACTGTACCTTTGCCCCGAGCCCCTCGGCCATTTCGGCCCAACCGTGGGTAAACCGGCCCGAGGCGGGGGCCAGAACGGTTTCGCCGGGGGCGATCACGTTGGACAGCGCCGCCTCCCATGTGCCGTGGCCATTGGCGATATAAATGGCGACGTTGTGTTTTGTGCCAGCAACCCGGCACAGATCGCGCGTCAGGCCGGGCATCATATCAATTAGTTCGCCATCATAGATGTTGGGCGACGGACGGTGCATGGCTTGCAAAACCGCGTCCGGCATGACCGAAGGGCCTGGAATGGCCAAATATGCCCGCCCCTGGGAAAGGGAAACTGTCTGTGTCATGGAGTCAACCTGTATGAATTGACGCCCACCTTAGCGAGGGGCCGGGCGGCGTCAATCCGCCAGCTTCGATGCCTCGCGCGCAAGTGTTTCGATCCCGGCCCAGTCGCCGTTTTCGACCATTTTCTTCGGCGCGACCCAGCTGCCGCCAGCGCAGACCACATTGGACAAAGACAGGTAATCGCGGGCGTTGGTTGGGGACACACCACCCGTAGGGCAGAAGCTGATCTGTGGCAGCGGCGCGCCGATCGCCTTCAGTGCAGACGCACCACCTGAAGCCTCGGCCGGGAAGAACTTCAGCATGTCATAGCCCTTTTCCAGCAACGCCATCGCTTCGCTTGCTGTGGCGGCGCCGGGCAGCAGCGGCAGACCTTCGGCCTCGCACGCCGCGAGCAGGACATCTGTGGCGCCGGGGGAAACGCCAAACAGCGCGCCGGCTTGTTTGGCAGCACGGACATCATCGGGTGTGACCAGTGTACCTGCACCGACCACGCCGCCGGGCACTTCGGACATGGCCTTGATCGCATCCAGCGCCGCCGGGGTGCGCAAGGTCACTTCAAGCGCCGGCAAACCACCTGCGACCAGCGCCTCGGCCAGAGGGCGAGCCTGAGCGGCGTCATCGACGACCAGAACCGGAACAATGGGCGCAAGTGCGCAGATTTCACGGGTGCGTTGGGTTTTGGACATCTCTTATGCTCCGAATATGCTGGCGCCTGCGTCGGCAGACCCGACATTCTGCCGGAACGCATCGAAAAGGTCGCGCCCGACACCGTGTTGGTTGGCTGAAAGGTCGGCGGTTGAGGGCACACGATCCAGAACGCCTTCGGTCAGGATTTCCAACTCACCCTTGACCGCATCAACGCGCAGAAGATCACCGTCTTGCAGGTAGGCGATGGGCCCGCCATCCAGCGCTTCGGGGCAGACATGAATGGCAGCGGGTACTTTGCCGGAAGCACCCGACATGCGGCCATCGGTGACCAGTGCCACTTTCTGCCCGCGGCCCTGCAAAATCGACAGGATAGGTGTCAGCGAGTGCAGCTCAGGCATTCCATTGGCCTTGGGACCTTGGAAGCGAACAACCACAATGACGTCATCGGTGAACTCTCCGGCCTTGAATGCGGTTTTGACCTCATCCTGACCGTGAAACACGCGCACGGGGGCTTCGACGACCTGATGTTCTGGCGCAACCGCCGAGACTTTCATGACAGCAGT contains:
- a CDS encoding xanthine dehydrogenase family protein molybdopterin-binding subunit, coding for MEKFGRSQPVKRTEDQRFLTGQGRYMDDAVPGNALFAAFYRSPVAHGDITSLDIEAARGADGVRLVMTLDDLAATGIDTVLNAAVLQNRDGSKAAAPDRHMLAKDRVRFVGEPVAVVVADTLIQAQDAVELIWMDTEERPAKLDVDAGGETLHTQAPDNRAFDWGLGDETATQAAFQSAAHTVSLNVADNRVIISSLEPRGCQADWSDGRLHFSYGGQGVWAMKSQLAQKLKLDADDIRVTTPDVGGGFGMKVMPYPEYFCVSVAAMKLGQPVHWMSDRSEAMLSDHHGRDLTSLAELAFDADCKIIAYRVHSKVNLGAYNSHFGQAIQTSLFSKVLMGVYDVQTTYLRVEGFYTNTTQVDAYRGAGRPEAIYVLERAMDRAARELGVDPWELRRKNFIRPGDFPYTSATGETYDVGEFDMILSRAAEQTTGFDARKAVDAERGLIRGQGLCYYIESILGDPSENSKVEFCEDGTVNLYVGTQSNGQGHETVYAQFLSDQTGVPMDHVIVIQGDTDRLAHGGGTGGSRSVTVQSTATLATIDKMIAAFTPYLADKMGVEESDVSFDHETFRAPGSNLTPTLIEAAEMARIDGRMDLLQHDARANLDARSYPNGAHVAEVVIDSYTGKTWVDRYTVVDDFGNLINPMLAEGQVHGGVVQGIGQALDERVVHDDHGQLLTASFMDYALPRAADIPMIKFTSAPVPSTSNPMGMKGCGEAGTVGALAAVANAVQDALWDHGVRQADMPFTPHRVWELLTHGSVAAE
- a CDS encoding dienelactone hydrolase family protein, coding for MSWTHDTVFPFSAPMTSGQTITHDVYVGGEGPPILILQELPGIGPETLALSAKLNASGFRVYLPHLFGTYGKVEMAKNMARLFCVRREFNIFARGRQSPIAGWMRALTREIKQRENSAGVGVIGMCLTGSFALTLMAEDAVLGGVASQPALPILGGRHLHMSADDVGAASAGMAAKGPGLAMRYSEDKLAPKKLMQALKQAFGDLLETVEYPGKDHSLLTLNFHDPAYQRVDAYFKARFGMA
- a CDS encoding valine--tRNA ligase; the protein is MAMEKTFNAAEAEARIYEAWEQAGAFKAGANRSRDESFTIMIPPPNVTGALHVGHAFNNTLQDILIRWHRMRGFDTLWQPGQDHAGIATQMQVEKMLAATQQPSRTELGREKFLEKVWEWKGEYGGTIIEQLKRLGSSCDWSRNAFTMAGAAGDPRTGHENSANFHDAVIKVFVDMYEKGLIYRGKRLVNWDPHFETAISDLEVENIEVAGHMWHFKYPLAGGETYTYVEKDEDGNIVLEEERDYISIATTRPETMLGDGAVAVHPSDERYAPIVGKLCEIPVGPKEHRRQIPIITDDYPDPDFGSGAVKITGAHDFNDNMVAKRGGIPMYRLMDTKGAMRADGAPYAEAAGKAQEYARGREFTENEIDAINLVPDHLRGLDRFEARAKVVEEITADGLAVMTRADDPVLGTKLGEDDDPAAQVPLVESKPIMQPFGDRSKVVIEPMFTDQWFVDAEKVVGPALDAVKDGTVKIIPESGEKTYYHWLENIEPWCISRQLWWGHQIPVWYGLDLSAEEFIDGENDGNLDLVEMGRLLNEGGMLHRGNVMECAASLAAVTEKFLDDNANIPSPLSHATVIEVADKQEAIHQFAESLAQYAIEQDPTKLVYPVWRDPDVLDTWFSSGLWPIGTLGWPEQTEELERYFPTDVLITGFDILFFWVARMMMMQLAVVDQVPFHTVYLHQLVRDEKGKKMSKTTGNVIDPLEIVDEFGADALRFTNTSMAAIGGVLKLSRERITGYRNFGTKLWNAVRFAEMNEVFTDAVPQLDVADLEPKAAVNRWIIGETARVREEVDAALESYRFNDAANGLYAFVWGKVCDWYVELSKPLLQGDDAEAQAETRATMRWVLDQCMVLLHPIMPFITEELWGLTGSRAKMLVHADWPTYAAADLVDADADREMNWVISVIENTRSARAQMRVPAGLYVPMLVTEIDAHGQAAWDRNEALIKRLARIDSLTKADELPKGTISIAAPGASFGLPLADIIDIGAEKERLEKAKGKLAKELGGLRGRLNNPKFVASAPKDVVAEAKANLAAREEEEAKLNEALARLAEIA
- a CDS encoding benzoate/H(+) symporter BenE family transporter, with translation MTHTAPPIQTVSTGLVVAIVGFFSSFPIVLQGLAAMGASPAQAASGLMMAAIAMGLTAIVLSLWYRQPISVAWSTPGAALLAVSATPALGFAEATGAFLCAGALTVLAGLWRPLGRLAAAIPTTLAQAMLGGVLLPLCILPFQAAVELPWQALPVILTWFIAGRINRLFAVPAAVVAAAAVVVLNAGDASLTPTQWIAAPVWTTPNFSVASVIGIAVPLFIVTMATQNIPGIAVIRSFGYAPQTGKLFSAVGISSILSSPFGAPATCLAAITAAMCSNKDSHPDPKQRYWSAIMGGVFYCLFGVFAVAITGFAIHADPLLMGTLTGVALIGVMANATSAALEVPAEREAAILTFAITASGITAFGLGAAVWGLLAGGIAYLVTQRVR
- a CDS encoding DUF1992 domain-containing protein; this translates as MFGALGKLVERQIKKAQAEGQLQGLEGEGQPLPDRSSEALSDPATAAGHRIMAQAGVLPEEFDIKKQLDIARRDYATLTDPAERKAAMARIADLEMRYNMARDARRSFMR
- a CDS encoding crotonase/enoyl-CoA hydratase family protein, with translation MSRVSVAYQDHVAHVTLTRGDKMNALDDAMIKALLSAGQEVTASDARAVVLSGEGKSFCAGLDMASFAKMAHMDPTEWLMTRSHEDANEMQELALIWRRVPVPVICAIQGVAYGGGLQIALGADIRIAHPEAKLAVMEMKWGIIPDMGGMVLLPRLVRSDVLRLLTYTARPIGAPQAADWGLVTQLSDDPLTEALAIAENIAGQSPSAIRAAKRLIEVAETQARADVLMAESAEQVELIGKPDQMEVVMAQMQGRKPEFK